The following are encoded in a window of Haliotis asinina isolate JCU_RB_2024 chromosome 14, JCU_Hal_asi_v2, whole genome shotgun sequence genomic DNA:
- the LOC137262004 gene encoding excitatory amino acid transporter-like, with protein MQLAPQNLEPFTPSSLDSMPPVCESEAAFKIAKSVGATNYLFVEACCNRVQVRCGKSKGDTVGQLCRLVVQVSDQGYSSHADMSESEGHLLAKRSTKISCIKANLKAHLLMVFILIGVIAGFGLGSGVRVLKPSEDALMWMGLPGEMYMRMLQMMILPLIICSVITGTASVDPKCNGRVSAAALTYIMVTNTFPCLLAMALAFAIKPGEGMSPTKRDVLAQTDPENIIATQDIFADLIRNIAPSNLITACFQQAQTKYALKEEITIRNVSGVLENITTITKTRVPGASNSPNALGLVLCCMIFGIAISVIGEAAKPFFVFFEAATTVIFKILNWLIWYTPIGVLSLIAVAIARADNILETFRSLGLFACTVVVGLLLYQFIILPVGILALTRRNPYKIQIEYSRAWMVTFASASSAVAMPEGLLALARLRIDKRVAQFVVPLATATNRDGSTMFMAAACIFICQIEGVEADGGKVITIWILTAALSLAIPALPSASIVCIIIILSALGIPIEQTGLLFAMDWFLDRMRGGVNQISIGYCAVVAYHFSKSVLPKEEDEDQEEDDFEV; from the exons atgcaacttgcACCCCAGAATCTTGAGCCGTTCACGCCGTCGTCTCTAGACTCTATGCCTCCCGTCTGTGagtctgagg CTGCTTTCAAAATAGCAAAGTCTGTCGGAGCAACCAATTATTTATTTGTGGAGGCCTGTTGTAACCGAGTCCAAGTGAGGTGTGGGAAATCAAAAGGAGACACTGTTGGCCAGCTGTGTCGCCTTGTGGTTCAAGTCTCTGATCAAGGGTACAGTTCACATGCAGACATGTCAGAATCTGAAGGGCACCTGTTGGCAAAGCGGAGTACCAAGATATCCTGTATCAAGGCCAATCTCAAGGCTCATCTGTTGATGGTCTTTATCCTCATTGGTGTCATTGCTGGATTCGGTCTGGGAAGTGGAGTACGAGTTCTGAAGCCCTCTGAAGATGCCCTGATGTGGATGG GCCTCCCTGGCGAGATGTACATGCGGATGCTACAGATGATGATCCTCCCCCTCATTATCTGCAGCGTGATCACAG GCACGGCGTCGGTGGACCCCAAGTGTAACGGACGCGTCAGTGCAGCAGCCCTCACCTACATCATGGTAACAAACACTTTCCCGTGTCTCCTCGCAATGGCGCTAGCCTTCGCTATAAAACCAG GCGAGGGGATGAGTCCGACGAAGAGGGATGTTCTTGCTCAAACTGACCCCGAAAACATCATCGCCACACAAGACATCTTCGCCGATCTGATCAG AAACATCGCACCGAGTAATCTCATCACAGCTTGCTTCCAGCAg GCTCAAACTAAGTATGCGTTGAAAGAAGAAATAACGATTCGAAACGTGTCTGGCGTTCTGGAGAACATCACAACCATCACGAAAACCCGCGTCCCTGGTGCTAGTAATTCGCCTAATGCACTAG GGCTGGTGTTGTGCTGCATGATCTTCGGCATTGCTATCTCCGTTATAGGAGAGGCAGCCAAACCCTTCTTCGTCTTCTTTGAAGCAGCTACCACTGTCATTTTCAAGATTTTGAACTGGCTTATATG GTACACCCCGATCGGAGTCCTGAGTCTGATAGCCGTGGCCATAGCGCGGGCCGATAACATCCTAGAAACGTTCCGATCTCTAGGGCTGTTCGCATGCACGGTAGTCGTCGGTCTGCTGCTGTACCAGTTTATTATCCTGCCCGTGGGGATACTGGCTCTCACTAGACGGAACCCCTACAAGATACAGATTGAATATAGCAGAGCCTGGATGGTCACTTTCGCCTCGGCTTCATC AGCGGTAGCTATGCCTGAAGGTCTTCTCGCCCTTGCCAGGCTCCGTATCGACAAGAGGGTGGCGCAGTTTGTCGTGCCCCTCGCCACCGCCACCAACAGGGACGGCAGTACGATGTTCATGGCAGCAGCGTGCATCTTCATTTGTCAGATAGAGGGCGTCGAAGCAGATGGTGGCAAAGTCATAACGATATG GATTCTGACAGCGGCCCTTTCATTGGCTATTCCTGCTCTGCCCAGTGCCAGTATCGTGTGTATCATTATCATACTGTCGGCTCTCGGTATACCGATAGAACAGACAGGTCTCCTCTTTGCAATGGACTGGTTCTT AGACCGCATGCGTGGTGGTGTGAATCAGATCAGTATCGGCTACTGTGCAGTTGTAGCATACCACTTCTCCAAGTCCGTGCTGCCGAAAGAAGAAGACGAGGATCAGGAGGAGGACGACTTTGAGGTGTAG